TGGGACCGCTACGGGGTCAGCGCGGGGATGACTCACGGCAGACAGACGACGGCGTTGGACAATCCCGCACATAGATGGGACAATCGGGCCTGGAGACACGTGCCGCCGTCGGAGAATGAATGGGGCTGGCGAGAAGGGGAACCCTATTCTGATATGCAGCGTTTTGATCAGCGGCGTCAGGATCAGCCACCGCCACCGACAAGGCCCGATCCGCAGCCGCCCTATTCTGATTGGGCGAGGGAGAGGACCGCGTGGGATAATCCCGACCACAGACATGAAATTCACGCTGGGCGACAATCGACGACGTGGGGCAGCCCTTGGGCACGCCACGACGGTGGGGGTTATTCCGAACCGCACCGTTACGACCATTATCGTTCAGACAGACCACGTTACGAGAAGATGATACCCCCGTGCTTCGACGGGTCTGATGCAGTCAATTGGATATCGCGCGTGCCGGTGGTGGTTGGCGGCAATCCCCCAAATCGGGTTGTTTCAGACGATGAGAGATCGGATCCTGGTAGATACAGGAGGATTGGATTTTTTGGTGATAAAATTGGTGGGTGTGATAAGAAGGAGTTTGAGATGGCATTGCAGGATCGTATTATGGAAGAAACTAAAGATAAAAAGAATGCTGTAGAAGCTTACGTTTATGACATGCGAAACAAGCTTCATGACAAATATCACGAGTTCGTGACAGAATCAGATAGAGAGCAGCTTATTTCTAGACTCCAGGAGGTGGAAGATTGGTTGTATGAGGATGGCGAGGACGAAACAAAAGGAGTTTATATTGCTAAGCTGGATGAGCTCAAGAAGCAAGTTGATCCCATCGAGGAGCGCTTCAAGGAGCATTCCGAGAGAGGAACTGTGATCAACCAGCTTATTTATTGCATCAACAGTTACAGGATGCAGCAAGGTCGAACGATTCCAAGTGTGATCACACTGACCTGGCCGAGAAACAAAAGGTTTTGAGTGATTGTGTTGAAGCTGAAGCTTGGCTTAGAGAGAAGCAGCAGCACCAGGATACACTCCCAAAGTACACGACTCCCGTTCTCTTGTCTGCTGAAGTTAGGAAGAAGGCTGAGTCTCTTGACAGGTCGTGTAGGCCGATCATGATGAAGCCAAAGCCAGCGGCAAAACCATTCACTcccgagccagtgccgacagAGAGGGGAATGGAAGTGGTTAGTGATGAAGAAGACGATGAGGATAAGATATGGGAGGAAGAGCAAGTTAGGAAAGGGTTGGGGAAGTGGCCGGATGATGGTGTTGGAATTCAAGGAGCAGGTTCTCCTGTGGGCGGTTTAAGTAGGTTGCCACCTAGTGGAATGCATCACCCTACCCAAAATGTGGATGGTAGAAGTTGCTATAACAATGTTGGAGGGGTAAGTTTTGACATGTTTGGCCAAGATGTGAATCTGCGGAAATGGATGGATATTACTAGAAGATCAGAAGCTCGGCGAGTCAAAGCTGATTCAAAGAGGAAATTGGCCATGGAACGTGCTAGTTCTCGTTGTTGCGTAGCgatttccaccttgaggacaaggtggatttcaaccgtgggggagttgatacgagacatatcttccatatctcccataatttagtaattaatatctttatcttccatatctcccataatttagtaattaatatctttatcttccatatctcccataatttagtaattaatatctttatagtatattttgcttagttggttaagattagattagatttatttgttgaggattccacattataaatatgtggGAATATGTCATAATCATCATTCATGAAATAGAATTTTATTCACGCAGCTTTTCTCGTCTTCTTCAATATCAAACCCTAGTTCTTGTCGTTGTTGATCGTCGGGCAAAGATTCCCGCGACTTCACGGAGGAACCCTAATTCTTATCGTGTGCGATCGACGGGCAAACGATTCCCGCGACCTCACGGAGGAGTTAATCCGACGTTAAGGAGATTATCCTTAACATGCCCATATCCAAAACACACAATTTGTTGCCCTCCATCATTGTTTTTGTGTCTTGCACTtttaataataatcataattataacttttTTTTGTAGTATGTAATATATGGTCGGATGATTAGTGAGTTACGTTAAGATTACAATGCTAATACTATTGAATATGAGCTTCTTAAACAAATTCATAACCCGTTTCATCTTCTAGTGTAATGATCCGATATACGTAACCGTGCTCTTAAACAGATTGATTGTCATTTTCTATAATATGAATATCTTAATAATTCATTCTATGTTCCACTTACAAAGCTAACAATCATACAATCTTGAGCCTCAATGGAACGTGACCGTGAATTCTATGCTGCATTATTTTGCTCACAAACTatgttattaaataaaaagttatTTTATAATTCAATAATATATCATTATGCACAAATAgtattatgtactccctcccctccgtcccttaaattttgtcacactttaactgggcacggattttaagaaatgtaatgaaaagtgagttgaaaaagctAGTGCAGAGTGAatcctacttttaaatattagtagttttataataaaatgtgagctagaatgagttagtggaatatgggtccactccaaaaatagtaaaaggtAAAATGTAACAAATTTTATGTGACGgatgtaaataaaaaattgtgacaaaatttaaggtaCGGAAGGAGTAAAATTTATAACAATTGACCGTCATGGGCTTAAGAACACAATTATGGGCTAAAGGTAAGTGAAAAAtaatatggagtactactaatTTTCCCAACCACACCTTTTTAAGTTTTAGAACATAAAAGTAGTCTCCTCTTAAGATTTTAGCTTATTTATGTTGAAATTTTAAACATATGCTTCCTTCTTTCGTCCTTATTTGTCACTAGTGAATCTGAATCAATTTTAAGAtatgtaaataaaaaatgtagtgGAATGtgcaacttttatttttatatccTTATATATTAGTtggaataataaaatataaataaaatgaattagtgTAAAATaacatttaatattaaaaaaataataataaataaatgttataAATATTGATAGACCTATCAAAAAGAAAATCCACGATAAGTATTGACGGACTGAGAGAGTAATTCATAAAACTCATACTACTCCTTATAGTAGACGACACTACCTAAAGGTAGGGTAGTAACTGATCCAACTCTACTCTCTACATGTAATAAAATATGGCTTCGAACAAAAATTCATAGTTTTATGACTCATAAATCAATTTGAATTGTGAATACTATTACTCcctctccctccgtccctgaaaatttgtcacttattttcattttcgtccgccactcaaaatttgtcaccttccacttttaccatttttgatagtggacctcatatttcattaactcattctcaatcacattttattataaaactaatatataaaaataggatccaTGTgccattaattttttcaacccactttctattatatttcttaaaacctctGTCGGATCAAATGTTGACAAATTAGGGaaaacggagagagtaattaAATACCTACAATCGCAAATATACATATACAAACGTGGTTGACGTGGCGTTTAGGAGCAGCTTGATTGGTCGGTTTCTAGATGGTGTTATTGACCATCCTCGTTAAATGCAAAGAAACAGCGGACACGGATTGGTGATATTTGAGCTAACAATTTGATAGTCACATCAATTTCAACATTTAGGATGGATGGCTCCACAATCCACATCAACAAACAGGTTGTGTGGTTGTGATCGTGATGTGATACATTTTACTcctattaaatactccctccgtgtgcatccacaatggggcgccctatagtcCACCCTATAAGGCGTCCTATGCTCTGCAATATCAACATTTCATCCTTCTATCCTTCTACATGCAGTGAGATGTTCTATAGTCCGTCCTATAgtccgccctaagcattttatttatttgaatatttaaaacactacaaaaattggaaaaaaaaacttaatttcattttcaaacattacactacgaaataaaaaactacaaattctcaACGGCGGTTACGGtctcaaacttcttcaatcatgtcgttcatgagctgagcatggtcttgttggttgcacATTGAGTcgtgtctagatagaacctcattgaaaccatcggtaatcctcgaacgtGGGGTGGGGCCGTtgtgctggagctagatccaccttcatcatcgccccaatcggtgactcttccaccttcgtgttcgactatcatgttatgcaagatgatgcacgcatacatgataTTGGAGATGACGTCATTGTACCAGAATCGTGTCGGACCCTTCACTATTGCCCAtcgtgcttggagcacaccaaatgcccgcttcacatccttccgcgcagcctcctgcttttgcgcgattaaaactctcttctcacccattggacagctgatcgtcttcaaaaAAACAGGCCACAtcgggtatatgccatcggctaagtagtaccccatatgatatGGGCGCCCGTTAGCAGTGAAGTCGATGGCTGGgtcgttgccattgcattgctcggtgaagaggttggatgagttgaggacgttgatgtcgttgttcgaccccgctacaccgaagtaagcatgccagatccagagccgatggtcagcggcggcttcgaggatcatcgtcgggcgactgcccttgtatccactggtaaattggcctctccacgccgtcgggcaattattccactcccagtgcatacaatcaaTGCTCCCTAGCATTCTAGGAAAGCCGTGTGctgtctcgtgcatcttcatcatgGCCTGGCAATCCTCAgcagtcggctttcgcaaatagGTGTTGCtataagcctccacaactcccctacaaaaattCTTCAGGCACTTGCGGCTAGTTGTCTCCCCGACGAgtaggtactcgtcgaacatgtccgtcgtggtgccgtaggccaactgccggagcgcaaccgtgcacttctgcaacggcataagtccgggtctgccgatgccatcttcccgatactggaagtattcatcacgtgcctccaacatttggacaatgctgagaaaaagatctCGTCGCATTCTAAAACGGCGGTGAAAAACCGTCGGGCCCCGCCGTGGTTGCTCGTCAAAATAGTCTGCGAACAGACGTTGATGAGCTACGTCGTGCTCGCGGCggacaaacgtccgacgtcgaatcgGACGTGGGATCTGCACCGCCTGGGCCTGCTCCGCCGCTTCGCGCTCCATTTCGGTCAAGCATTCCACCTCAGCCTCATGAACGCAATCGAATAAGGCCCGAGTAAtgccctccgaggtactccagtcgtcgtcgggtctaattttttttagtgagaaagattgggagtgaaatattggtgtgtgggaaaagtgagagatgagagagaattattggtgtgggaaatggaagagaaatgggggtttaaatagataaaaatttcaaattttttttataaaaaataggaaaacgtgttgcatcgtccgcggtatcgtccgcaTGACTCATAGTCgggcggacgataccgcggacgatgcgtgtTCCGACGCCATCGTCCGCAtggctacagtggcggacgatagcccgcccgatgcatcgggcggactatcgtccgccccactgtggatgctctaagagtcCGATTTTGCTATTTCCGTCCGCCCCAATTTAAGAGTCCCATTTAgaatttaccatatttggacataaaatttaactTCATTGTTGATGAAACTTACACTCAAATGTCATTactttgataaaaataaaacaaagtaaaataCTAAACATACAAAACggtctcactttccactacctcactttaattattaaacactccaacaaccactacctcacttcaattattacacactctaaCAATTTCTTGAAACTCGTGCCCTAACTAAATTGTTGTCCTAAATTGGGACTGATGGAGTATTACACTTTGATTcaatacaaattttaagaaatagagtaaaataaaagttggttgaaaaaattagtaaaataggaatcatacttttatatactactaattttataataaaatatgagttagAATGAATTAGTAGAGTAAATGGTCCATttccaaaagtagtaaaaagtaaGTGTGATAAGTATTAATGGTTAGATAAAAAAGAAACTAGTGACAAGTAATAACGAACGAAAACAATATTAGGCTTGCCATTTGcatttttattctctcttcgtTCTACTTTCATATTTATATGAAACACTATCATCACTCACTCTTGTACGATATTATGATTATCTAATTTTCTCCATAATCTTTTATAAATCTAGAAtatattgtttaattttatatttttttttatagatgATTAGGATTTGAatgataaataataaaattccaAAAATTCTCAAttatcacacttagaccatttttattttattttatttcatttatgtaCGTATAATTTAGTTAAGCTTCCTAGGCGCAAAACAATATGGCTTAGGCATTCAAGTCATCACATTTATGTTATAATGTATGATTATGTCGTAATGCATTGACAAATCAAATTTTACACGTGTGCAACAATTTAGTATCGTATTTTCCTGAAAAAATCATAAGAtagttaaatttttttgaaGTTTTGTGATTTGCCAttcaaatttacaaatttaaaaatataaggaataaaatagaatttgaccaaatttcataatttacaTACAAATAACTCTTGATTATACTTAAAATTATGATCTTTAATTATAACTTATACATACCCTACACTCAAGTACTATAGGTTAGTTGAAAATAAAACGTCAAATCAATTGAGTTGCATTTTGTCGCTAAAATTATTGCTACTATCATTCCATACATAACTAGATCACTAGATTGAGGGGTCAATTAAAATATCTTACAAAATGGACGTATGATATTTGCGATAAGGTTAGAGCCATATCAAATTCGCGATGGGATGTTTGAAGAGttatgtgtgtgagagagagaatagAGGGGAATGCATGTGTAACATGAGAACAAATCCACGAAATTCAATAATTATAGAGAGGGAAGTTGGTTATGATAAAATATATGTCGCTTGCGAAGACTATGGCTTAATTCGATTAGGAGAAGCACATGTAATGTTATTTAACATCCAAATAGATATTTGTCTTGTTGCTCTTCAAAGAGTATCCTAGGCAATCACAAACATTTGTTGTCTTTTCTCTTTGTATTTCTCTCACTTGAATATTTCATTGGATTTTGATCCATGCTCTATCGTAGTCAACTTTGTTTAGTGCATAGCCAACCTATCTCTTCTTATCAATCACAAAAATAGAACTCAAAATGTGGCTTCTCACATTGTAATCAGTTTTGGGCCCAAAAAAGCCCACCACTTATCCATATTCTACTAAGATGATGACTTAATTCCTAGGGTCTACTCGTTGCATagtttttttgtcatttttattgTAAAATACTATGCTAATAATTGTAAAAACATTTAACACGTCAACttttaattgtttgatttttttcccATAAACTGAAATCGCTTCAAAATCGATTGTCacctatataaataaaaaatgacatggCAAAAAAttgtactaatattttttttataaaaatgatcctatttaagATATTCAACTAATAATCTCAACATAAGATCAATAATACAGTTCAATGGGTGTATAGACCAGTAGATCAGAGTTAGCTCGGACTCATATCTCCACtttcatttatataaattacTTAACTCTTTGCTGGTCTATTCATTAATTGCTAGCTAGCTTCATACTCTATTTCGcttaaatactttttttttctgaatgtGGACTAAAATTTGGATGTTGAGGGAATTTGAGTTGACATTATTTAAGCATTGTCGAGAAGGGAAGATTGCAGAGAAAGTACGTCCTAGATCTATTGGCAGAGACTGGTCTACTTGAGTGTAAATCGGCAGAAACCCCAATTATACTGAACCATgcattgaagattgaagagggAGGAAGTTGACTGATCGGGGAAAGTACCAACGCTTGGTTGGTAAGTTGATCTACCTTGCACATACTAGGACAGACATAGCCTATGCGGTTGGGGTGGTAAGCCAATTCATGCACCAACCCCAAGAAAGTCGCATGGAGACAACATTGATGATTGTGTGTTATTTGAAGGGCACAATCGGATATGGGATATTCCTTGAGAAAAAAGAACATTTAGAGATTGATGGATAcacagatgctgattgggcaagcaatccaaaTAATAGAAGATCTATAGCAGGATACTTTACTTTTCTTGGAAGAAACCTAGTGACGTGGAGAAGTAAAAAATAGAAGGTGGTAGCTTTGTCAAGTGTCGAGACTGAATTTCGTGGAGTAAAAAGTGGCATAACGGAAATCTTATGGCTATGAAGGTTACTTTCATATATGAGTTTTTAACCTACCCAAAGCAGACGACTGTACTGCGACAACAAGACAACAATCAGTATCTCCGGAAATCCAGTtcaacatgatcgaaccaagcatgttgaggtcgatcgtcacttcatcaaggagaaacTAGATGAGGGAGTTATTGAGCTCCCATTCGTCAAGTCCGAACAACAACTGGCAGACATCTTGACCATGGCAGTCAATACCAAattcttcaaggaagttctggGCGTGTTGAACATCGGAGATgtcgttgctcaacttgaggggagTGTCAAGAAGGGAAGATTGCATAGAATAATTTAAGCCGGGAAAGTATCACAATTAACATATAATTGATATGTAATTGATCCAATTAGGAATAAACAGGCTTCAATATTAACTTTCTGCTGATGAAAACAGGGAAACCATATCTTGAGCATCAAGATCAATGTCCTCATCCTTACTCTCTGTATCTATAACATCACTTTCTCTTAGACACAACAACAACCACACATCAATGTATATAACTAACTGCATGTGAAGTTCTAAGCGAAGAAACATGTCAAGCATGAAACAGCAACAACTCAGAAGGGATAAAAACAAAATGCAAAACTAGTCACTTGGCTTCAAAAAAGCATCGACAGTCCATAATCGATGGTCTTCAAAGGCGGATCCTTGTACTCATTAACAAACAGGAAGTTCTTAGGCTTGTGATCTCGATTCATCACACCCAGAGAATGACAGATCCAAAGATCTATGAACTGAATCCTATTTATCTCCCATATTTTTAGTTAGAGTATTTCACATTCTAGCTCAATCAAATTGCTGAAAATTGACTTGATGCTTGTCATTACAGCATGATTCACAAATTCGAGAGAAGATACTGGactttttcatatttaaaaaaaaattaagtaggGATTTCTAATGTATGTGCAGGTTaatagagaattttttttatagtaatttcCAATATGAACACTGCGTCCAACATGGAACTTGTGATTGGCTGGAAAACACCCTTTTTGTTGTTGCGATATTCTATTTTCATAGATTTCTTGAAATGCTTTCGTACGAAGTTTTGTTAAAGTATCTATAACTACTTCTGGTTTTTTATAATGTTCCCCTCTTGAGAGCCAGCTATTCTTCGCAATCTATGCATTGATGTTGGACTTGTTTCCCATCTGTTTGATCAATTCTTTTGATGCATGTTAACGAAATGATCAAGTGATGATTTGTTTAACAACATACAAAACTTACTGAAATGAAGAAAACGATTGGGAAAAATAGTTGAGAGGTGTTAGTATATGATCAAAAGATTTGAAACTGCAAGATTTATTGTATAACATAAACTACCAAATGCCTAGTTTGATGTATCAGTTTCACACATCTCTTGCCAAGCCGGAAAGATCAACTTCTCCATTGGGAATAGCTTCTTTTGGAGGGGAATTCTCAATAGGAATACTGTGTCTCTCAGATGGGGGAAACTCTTTATCGAATCCGCCTGGGATACCAATTGAACTGAAGAAATCATTTTTCACCTCTTCAGCAGCTTCAAAAAATCTGTTCATGCTACCAAATAAGCTGCGTTCAATAGCCTCAATGTCACTGCGTAGCCcagggaaaggaatcgattcaggtTCTATGGACTTGAATGAAAATGAACCTTTAACCATTTGGTCTGTGACATCTTCCTCAGTGTACTCTTTGTTAGACTCTACCATCTCTGTGGGCCTGTGCAAAAGCACCAAATGCAATCAGCCAACAACTGAATGGCAGTAGGAAGTGTAACCCATACCTCTACAGATAT
This genomic interval from Salvia splendens isolate huo1 chromosome 13, SspV2, whole genome shotgun sequence contains the following:
- the LOC121762778 gene encoding fra a 1-associated protein-like isoform X1, translating into MGWLSKNGDFGYNSSSSGDVSQFHRSSGGGDDSDRCATRKVVRSQCRTEEIEPGKFVRKCEKTEQIFKDCVGRPTEMVESNKEYTEEDVTDQMVKGSFSFKSIEPESIPFPGLRSDIEAIERSLFGSMNRFFEAAEEVKNDFFSSIGIPGGFDKEFPPSERHSIPIENSPPKEAIPNGEVDLSGLARDV